One Cherax quadricarinatus isolate ZL_2023a chromosome 17, ASM3850222v1, whole genome shotgun sequence genomic window carries:
- the HBS1 gene encoding HBS1-like protein has protein sequence MSRHRDVRKLDYDEEYDDAYDEEVYGHSVDDGDYGVSPGMEQYLYSRSRDNTHGFGLYFPTGEDIKEEDSYDNSNYKPESLERIRHDSSNYVKPSLSPEDEVRLASVLDELRNILGDKYTETELTQTVLTHEFELDASLNALLNKSSSPVIAQSLPQREKRVRTRDKPLIASGVKELSITQQTNKNDKDNLAQSSKVPSFTASGARSQPRTPVVVTTPAKNGSTLRVVRGFDIQEADESTTSENNLGNHEQDSKRSRSSTPVRGWKDKEKDKDKETPIATKTPARIRDKAVDVMSEYKEQRGSGKNLINLVVVGHVDAGKSTLMGHLLYLQGNVGQRTMHKYEQESKKVGKQSFMYAWVLDDTEEERSRGITVDIAQRMFESDTKIITLLDAPGHRDFIPNMITGAARADVAILVVDASTGEFEAGFESGGQTREHALLIRSLGVSQLVVSINKLDSVEWREDRFKEIKHSLRQFLKTVGFKDADVVYIPCSGLTGENLVKPSTEEKLLSWYTGPTLLQAIDQLKVPERSISRPVRMCVSDVYKGQGSNMCVSGRLDTGYIQQNDRLLLLPQGDVLNVKGVQADNSSTATAFAGDHVTLTVSGVDPSVLHIGDFLCDPTHPIPIVSRVQARIVVFNIKVPLIKGAQVDFHYQAVTEPAKIRKLVSQLHKTNGQIVKNKPRALVKNTAAVIELAFTRPLCLELFRDYKELGRFMLRTGGTTIAAGLVTQILE, from the exons ATGTCGCGGCATAGAGACGTTAGGAAGTTAGATTACGACGAAG AATATGACGATGCATATGACGAAGAAGTCTATGGCCACTCGGTTGATGATGGCGACTATGGTGTGTCACCAGGAATGG AGCAATATTTGTACAGCAGAAGTAGAGACAATACACATGGATTTGGTCTATATTTTCCAACTGGAGAGGATATCAAAGAAGAAGATTCATATGATAACTCAAATTATAAG CCAGAATCCTTAGAACGAATCCGTCATGACTCTTCAAATTACGTCAAGCCATCTTTATCACCAGAGGATGAG GTTCGTTTAGCATCAGTTTTGGATGAACTGCGGAACATCTTGGGAGACAAATACACTGAGACGGAATTGACGCAGACAGTTTTAACTCATGAGTTTGAGCTTGATGCTTCACTAAATGCTCTTCTCAACAAGTCATCATCACCAGTGATAGCACAGTCTCTCCCACAAAGGGAAAAACGAGTTAGAACTAGAG ATAAGCCACTCATAGCATCAGGTGTTAAGGAGCTCTCTATTACACAACAAACGAATAAAAATGATAAGGATAACTTGGCACAAAGCAGTAAGGTGCCCTCCTTTACAGCATCTGGTGCTCGTAGTCAGCCTCGTACTCCTGTAGTTGTGACAACACCTGCGAAAAATGGCAGCACTCTACGGGTGGTGCGTGGCTTTGACATTCAGGAAGCTGATG AGAGCACAACATCAGAGAACAACCTTGGTAACCATGAACAGGATTCCAAACGGTCACGTTCCAGTACGCCTGTACGTGGATGGAAAGACAAAGAGAAAGACAAGGATAAAGAGACACCCATAGCAACAAAAACTCCTGCTAG AATTCGAGACAAAGCTGTAGATGTGATGTCAGAATACAAGGAGCAGAGAGGTAGTGGGAAGAACCTTATTAATCTGGTTGTTGTAGGCCATGTTGATGCTGGCAAGTCCACCCTTATGGGTCATCTCTtgtatctccag GGTAATGTTGGTCAGAGAACTATGCACAAATATGAACAAGAAAGCAAGAAAGTTGGCAAACAGTCCTTCATGTATGCTTGGGTGCTAGATGACACTGAAGAAGAGAG ATCCCGAGGTATAACAGTAGATATAGCCCAGAGAATGTTTGAATCAGACACCAAGATAATAACGCTCCTCGATGCTCCAGGACACAGAGACTTCATTCCTAATATGATCACAGGGGCAGCAAGAGCCGACGTTGCCATTCTAGTCGTTGATGCTTCCACGGGAGAATTTGAAGCAGGGTTTGAAAGTGGTGGCCAGACCAGGGAACATGCTCTCCTCATTAGGTCTTTAG GGGTTTCACAGTTAGTTGTATCTATCAACAAATTAGACTCCGTTGAATGGAGGGAAGACCGGTTCAAGGAGATAAAGCATAGTTTACGACAGTTTCTCAAAACTGTTGGCTTTAAGGACGCCGATGTAGTGTATATTCCATGCTCAGGTCTTACAGGAGAAAACCTTGTGAAGCCTAGCACAGAAGAGAAATTATTATCTTGGTATACAGGCCCAACATTACTTCAGGCCATTG ATCAGTTGAAAGTACCAGAGCGTAGCATTTCCCGACCAGTGAGGATGTGCGTGAGTGATGTTTATAAAGGCCAAGGATCAAATATGTGCGTCAGTGGACGACTTGACACTGGTTACATTCAGCAAAATGACAGACTGCTTTTACTTCCACAAGGAGATGTACTTAATGTAAAAG GTGTGCAGGCAGACAATAGTTCAACTGCTACAGCTTTTGCTGGTGACCATGTAACACTAACAGTTAGTGGTGTTGACCCAAGCGTGCTTCATATTGGAGACTTTTTGTGTGACCCAACCCATCCCATCCCAATTGTGTCCCGAGTACAAGCTcgcattgttgtattcaacataAAAGTACCTTTGATTAAAGGAGCACAG GTTGATTTTCATTATCAAGCTGTAACAGAACCTGCAAAAATTAGAAAGCTAGTGTCCCAGCTACATAAGACCAATGGGCAAATTGTGAAAAATAAACCACGAGCACTAGTCAAGAATACTGCTGCTGTAATAGAACTAGCATTCACACGACCTTTGTGTCTAGAGCTTTTCAGAGACTATAAAGAATTGGGACGGTTTATGCTTCGAACTGGAGGCACCACTATAGCAGCAGGACTTGTAACCCAG ATTTTGGAATAG